From one Luteipulveratus mongoliensis genomic stretch:
- a CDS encoding aminotransferase class V-fold PLP-dependent enzyme, with protein MTTTYDTAQVAGETPASGPLTPAEVARIREDFPVLRRTVREDRPLIYLDSGATSQKPTVVLDAERRFYEQHNAAVHRGAHQLAEEATDEFEHARERVARFVGAQPSEIVFTKNATEAINLVAYAFSNSAFDGALEGADPAVAARLRLGPGDEIVVTEMEHHANLVPWQELSRRTGATLRWLGLTDDGQLDLSNLDEIVNERTKVLAFAHVSNVLGTINPVATLVDRAKAVGALTVLDACQSVPHLPVDVRELDVDFLAFSGHKMFGPLGIGVLWGRSELLAAMPPFITGGSMIETVRMEKTTYAPPPQRFEAGTPVVAQAVALGVACDYLDAIGMDRVRAHDVELLEALLTGLAQRPWVRVLGPLDVALRSGAVAFEVDGVHPHDVGQILDDQGVAVRTGHHCAWPLHRRMKVTASSRASVAAYNTPDEIQTFLRALDQVPEVFGIAKGA; from the coding sequence ATGACGACCACGTACGACACCGCCCAGGTCGCGGGGGAGACCCCGGCCTCGGGGCCACTCACCCCGGCCGAGGTGGCCCGCATCCGGGAGGACTTCCCGGTGCTGCGTCGTACCGTCCGCGAGGACCGGCCGCTCATCTACCTCGACTCCGGCGCTACCTCGCAGAAGCCGACGGTCGTGCTGGACGCCGAGCGGCGGTTCTATGAGCAGCACAACGCGGCTGTGCACCGCGGTGCGCACCAGCTCGCGGAGGAAGCGACCGATGAGTTCGAGCACGCCCGCGAGCGGGTGGCGCGGTTCGTCGGCGCACAGCCGAGCGAGATCGTCTTCACCAAGAACGCCACCGAGGCCATCAACCTGGTCGCATACGCGTTCAGCAACTCCGCGTTCGACGGCGCCCTAGAGGGTGCTGACCCGGCGGTTGCGGCTCGTCTGCGTCTCGGGCCGGGCGATGAGATCGTCGTCACCGAGATGGAGCATCACGCCAATCTCGTTCCGTGGCAGGAGCTTTCGCGCCGCACAGGTGCGACGTTGCGCTGGCTCGGTCTGACCGACGACGGTCAGCTGGACCTCAGCAACCTCGACGAGATCGTCAACGAGCGCACCAAGGTGCTGGCCTTCGCGCACGTGTCCAATGTGCTCGGCACGATCAATCCCGTTGCGACACTTGTGGATCGGGCCAAAGCGGTCGGCGCACTCACCGTGCTCGACGCCTGCCAGTCGGTGCCGCACCTCCCCGTCGACGTGCGTGAGCTCGACGTGGACTTCCTGGCCTTCAGCGGCCACAAGATGTTCGGCCCACTGGGCATCGGTGTGCTGTGGGGCCGGTCCGAGCTGCTCGCCGCGATGCCGCCGTTCATCACGGGCGGGTCGATGATCGAGACCGTGCGGATGGAGAAGACTACCTACGCGCCGCCACCACAACGCTTCGAGGCCGGCACTCCGGTCGTCGCCCAGGCGGTCGCGCTGGGTGTGGCCTGTGACTACCTCGACGCGATCGGCATGGATCGCGTTCGTGCCCACGACGTCGAGCTGCTCGAGGCTCTGCTCACAGGTCTTGCGCAACGGCCCTGGGTCCGGGTGCTCGGTCCTTTGGACGTCGCTCTGCGTTCGGGCGCCGTGGCGTTCGAGGTCGATGGGGTACACCCGCACGACGTCGGCCAGATCCTCGACGACCAGGGCGTCGCCGTCCGCACCGGCCACCACTGCGCCTGGCCACTGCACCGACGCATGAAGGTGACGGCGTCCAGCCGAGCCAGCGTGGCGGCGTACAACACCCCGGACGAAATCCAGACGTTCCTCCGGGCGTTGGACCAGGTGCCAGAGGTCTTCGGCATCGCGAAGGGAGCGTGA
- the sufU gene encoding Fe-S cluster assembly sulfur transfer protein SufU yields the protein MDLYQELILEHSKRPQHAGLREPFDAETHHVNTTCGDEVTLRVHLDGDRVTDVSYDALGCSISVASTSVLAEEVIGHTVAEALETYGAMRTMLTSKGQDRGDEEQIGDGVAFAGVAKYPARVKCALLSWSAFTDALVRAGATISTDHTQPVGSTR from the coding sequence ATGGACCTGTACCAGGAGCTCATCCTCGAGCACTCGAAGCGGCCCCAGCACGCGGGCCTGCGCGAGCCGTTCGACGCGGAGACCCACCACGTCAACACCACCTGCGGCGACGAGGTGACCCTGCGCGTCCACCTCGACGGGGACAGGGTGACCGACGTGTCGTACGACGCGCTCGGCTGCTCCATCTCCGTCGCCTCGACGTCCGTCCTGGCCGAGGAGGTCATCGGGCACACGGTGGCCGAGGCGCTCGAGACCTACGGCGCGATGCGCACGATGCTGACCAGCAAGGGCCAGGACCGGGGCGACGAGGAGCAGATCGGCGACGGCGTCGCCTTCGCGGGAGTCGCCAAGTATCCCGCCCGCGTGAAGTGTGCTCTGCTGTCATGGAGCGCCTTCACCGACGCGCTGGTGCGAGCCGGCGCCACCATTTCTACGGACCACACTCAACCTGTCGGGAGCACGCGATGA
- a CDS encoding metal-sulfur cluster assembly factor: protein MSTTTTPPNVADVEEALRDVVDPELGINVVDLGLIYGITVDAEAHAVIDMTLTSAACPLTDVIEDQTAAALEGLIASHRINWVWMPPWGPDKITDDGREQLRALGFNV, encoded by the coding sequence ATGAGCACCACCACCACGCCGCCCAATGTCGCGGACGTCGAGGAAGCGCTGCGCGACGTCGTCGACCCCGAGCTCGGCATCAACGTCGTCGACCTTGGCCTGATCTACGGCATCACGGTCGACGCCGAGGCGCACGCCGTCATCGACATGACGCTGACCAGTGCGGCCTGTCCGCTGACCGACGTCATCGAGGACCAGACAGCTGCCGCGCTCGAGGGCTTGATCGCCTCGCACCGCATCAACTGGGTCTGGATGCCGCCGTGGGGCCCGGACAAGATCACCGACGACGGCCGCGAGCAGCTGCGCGCCCTCGGCTTTAACGTCTGA
- a CDS encoding MMPL family transporter yields MLAIWIVALAVLGPLAGKLADAQDNQASSWLPASAESTKAFNQLGGFIDRDSFQGIVVYERPGGITAADTAKAQADAAAFAKVKNVSGKVLGPVPSPDKKALQTLVPVHIDPKTGWNDLPDVADDIRGQATKGAGGLNVHLGGPVGLGADQAEAFSGLDTNLLFATLLVVIVILLLTYRSPTLWILPILCAAFALTTAQAFIYLLAEHAGLTVNGQSYGILTVLVIGAGTDYALLLVARYREELRKHEDRHEAMELAMHRSGPAIFASGSTVVLGMLCLMAAEMNSTKSLGPVLAIGVVFSLLAMLTLLPALLVIVGRWIFWPRRPSFGSVEPTESGFWAKVGHWIKPNPRRVWVGTAVILGICAIGLVKLDANGLTTEETFIKQQDSVSAAKVLDAHYATNAGDPVYVVVNSDKAAEVTNALKSKASLDPAGPPVVKGARTLLQTAVPGDPYSPQAFDKVEQIRQVVHGVSGADALVGGSSATTLDIHHANSRDNKVIIPLTLIVVMIILGLLLRAIVAPVLLIATVVLSFAAAMGLSALVFHYIFGFGGTDQSLPLFVFVFLVALGIDYNIFLMSRVREESRQHGTRRGSIIGLSATGAVITSAGLVLAATFAVLGTLPMVAFAEIGFAVALGVLLDTIVVRAILVTALNLDIGNRIWWPGSLSKVPDEAPVAEHLDVEPAPAAG; encoded by the coding sequence GTGCTGGCCATCTGGATCGTTGCGCTAGCCGTACTCGGTCCGCTCGCAGGCAAGCTGGCCGATGCCCAGGACAACCAGGCCTCGTCCTGGTTGCCCGCGAGCGCGGAGTCCACCAAGGCCTTCAACCAGCTCGGCGGGTTCATCGACCGCGACAGCTTCCAGGGCATCGTGGTGTACGAGCGCCCGGGCGGCATCACCGCAGCGGACACTGCCAAGGCGCAGGCCGACGCAGCCGCGTTCGCGAAGGTCAAGAACGTCAGTGGCAAGGTGCTCGGGCCGGTGCCGTCACCGGACAAGAAGGCTCTGCAGACACTGGTCCCGGTCCACATCGATCCCAAGACCGGGTGGAACGACCTCCCGGACGTGGCTGATGACATCAGAGGTCAAGCCACCAAGGGCGCCGGGGGACTCAACGTCCATCTGGGCGGGCCAGTCGGACTGGGCGCTGACCAGGCCGAGGCGTTCTCCGGACTCGACACCAACCTGCTATTCGCCACCCTGCTCGTGGTCATCGTCATCCTGCTGCTGACCTATCGCAGCCCGACGTTGTGGATCCTGCCGATCCTGTGTGCCGCGTTCGCGCTGACGACCGCTCAGGCGTTCATCTATCTGCTCGCCGAGCACGCCGGGCTGACGGTCAACGGGCAGTCGTACGGCATCCTGACGGTCCTGGTCATCGGAGCGGGCACCGACTACGCCCTGCTCCTGGTCGCTCGATATCGAGAAGAGCTGCGCAAGCACGAAGACCGGCACGAAGCCATGGAGCTGGCGATGCACCGGTCCGGGCCGGCGATCTTTGCCAGTGGCTCGACCGTCGTGCTCGGCATGCTCTGCCTGATGGCCGCGGAGATGAACTCCACCAAGAGCCTGGGACCGGTGCTGGCCATCGGCGTGGTGTTCTCCCTGCTGGCCATGCTGACGCTGCTGCCTGCGCTGCTGGTCATCGTCGGTCGGTGGATCTTCTGGCCCCGTCGGCCCAGCTTCGGCAGCGTCGAGCCGACCGAGTCGGGCTTCTGGGCCAAGGTCGGTCACTGGATCAAGCCGAACCCCCGGCGGGTCTGGGTCGGCACCGCGGTCATCCTGGGCATCTGCGCGATCGGCCTGGTCAAGCTGGATGCCAACGGTCTGACCACCGAGGAGACGTTCATCAAGCAGCAGGACTCGGTCTCGGCAGCCAAGGTGCTGGACGCTCACTACGCCACGAATGCCGGCGACCCGGTCTACGTCGTGGTCAACAGCGACAAGGCTGCAGAGGTCACCAACGCGCTGAAGTCCAAGGCCAGTCTCGACCCGGCGGGACCTCCGGTCGTCAAGGGCGCACGCACGCTCCTTCAGACAGCAGTCCCCGGCGACCCGTACAGCCCGCAGGCCTTCGACAAGGTCGAACAGATCAGGCAGGTGGTCCATGGCGTCAGCGGCGCCGACGCGCTCGTCGGAGGGAGCTCAGCGACCACGCTCGACATCCACCACGCCAACAGCCGGGACAACAAGGTGATCATCCCGCTGACGCTGATCGTCGTGATGATCATCCTGGGGCTGCTGCTGCGGGCGATCGTCGCACCGGTCCTTCTGATTGCGACCGTGGTGCTGTCGTTCGCAGCGGCGATGGGTCTGTCCGCCCTGGTCTTCCACTACATCTTCGGATTCGGTGGCACGGATCAGTCGCTGCCACTGTTCGTGTTCGTGTTCCTGGTGGCGTTGGGCATCGACTACAACATCTTCTTGATGAGTCGTGTCCGAGAAGAGTCCAGGCAGCACGGCACCAGACGTGGATCGATCATCGGTCTGTCTGCGACGGGCGCCGTCATCACCTCGGCGGGTCTGGTGCTGGCTGCCACGTTCGCCGTGCTGGGCACGCTGCCAATGGTGGCGTTCGCCGAGATCGGCTTCGCGGTCGCGCTGGGCGTGCTGCTCGACACGATCGTCGTGCGGGCGATTCTGGTCACTGCTCTCAACCTCGACATCGGCAACCGGATCTGGTGGCCCGGCTCACTGAGCAAGGTCCCGGACGAGGCGCCGGTTGCCGAGCACCTTGACGTGGAGCCGGCCCCGGCCGCCGGCTGA
- the ypfJ gene encoding KPN_02809 family neutral zinc metallopeptidase translates to MTFNDDASLDTSQVESGGSGGGGFGGGGGGMAPGGIAVGGIGGLILMVLMVLFGGGLTGGGANGTGTGIDPGSIGQDTSQVAGSNTSVDDAIAQCKTGADANANDTCRVIGTVNSVQNFWNGAMPKYGQTYTPAKTVIYSGSTPTACGTGSAAMGPFYCPLDKKVYIDASFFQELSSKYGADDGALAQEYVVAHEYGHHIQDIFGVLGKAQQDPQGAESASVRTELQADCYAGIWVAFASQTTDSGGKPLLKEITEQDIKSALSAASAVGDDRIQEKSQGRVTPESWTHGSSAQRQKWFMAGYNSKGDINACDTFNTQDLG, encoded by the coding sequence GTGACGTTCAACGACGATGCAAGCCTCGACACCTCACAGGTCGAGTCCGGAGGCAGCGGCGGAGGTGGCTTCGGCGGTGGGGGCGGCGGCATGGCTCCCGGCGGCATCGCCGTCGGCGGTATCGGCGGACTGATCCTGATGGTCTTGATGGTGCTCTTCGGCGGCGGCCTCACTGGCGGCGGCGCCAACGGCACCGGTACCGGTATCGACCCGGGCAGCATCGGCCAGGACACCTCACAGGTTGCCGGCTCCAACACCTCGGTCGACGACGCGATTGCCCAGTGCAAGACCGGCGCGGATGCCAACGCTAACGACACCTGCCGCGTCATCGGCACGGTCAACAGCGTGCAGAACTTCTGGAACGGCGCGATGCCGAAGTACGGACAGACGTACACACCGGCCAAGACCGTGATCTACAGCGGCTCGACCCCGACCGCCTGCGGCACCGGTAGCGCCGCGATGGGCCCGTTCTACTGCCCGCTCGACAAGAAGGTCTACATCGACGCGTCGTTCTTCCAGGAGCTCTCCTCCAAGTACGGCGCCGACGACGGCGCCCTCGCGCAGGAGTACGTCGTGGCGCACGAGTACGGCCACCACATCCAGGACATCTTCGGAGTTCTCGGCAAGGCTCAGCAGGACCCGCAGGGCGCGGAGAGTGCCTCCGTCCGCACCGAGCTGCAGGCCGACTGCTACGCCGGCATCTGGGTTGCCTTCGCCTCTCAGACCACCGATTCAGGCGGCAAGCCCCTCCTGAAAGAGATCACCGAGCAGGACATCAAGTCCGCGCTGTCGGCCGCCTCGGCCGTCGGTGACGACCGGATCCAGGAGAAGTCACAGGGCCGCGTCACTCCCGAGTCCTGGACCCACGGCTCGTCCGCTCAGCGGCAGAAGTGGTTCATGGCCGGTTACAACAGCAAGGGCGACATCAACGCCTGTGACACGTTCAACACCCAGGACCTCGGCTGA
- a CDS encoding ABC-F family ATP-binding cassette domain-containing protein, translating to MITATGIELRAGSRILLDDATFRVAPGDRVGLVGRNGAGKTTLTKVLAGEGVPAAGQVTRSGDVGYLPQDPRTGDLEILARDRILSARGLDVIVRDLRLAEEGMAAEDEERREKAMRRYTRLDAEFTTQGGYAAESEAASIASSLGLDERILSQPLRTLSGGQRRRVELTRILFSGAETLLLDEPTNHLDADSIVWLRDYLRAYRGGLIIISHDVQMLDTVVTRVFHLDANRGELDQYNVGWKTYLQTREQDERRRKRERANTEKKASTLLAQADKMRAKATKAVAAQNMARRAEKMLSGLEGERQQDKVAKLRFPKPSPCGKTPLTAEGLSRSYGSLEIFTDVDLAIDRGSRVVVLGLNGAGKTTLLRILSGVDAPDTGEVQAGHGLKLGYYAQEHENLDTDRSVLANMKSAAPDLGETEVRKVLGSFLFSGDDVNKPAGVLSGGEKTRLSLALLVVSSANVLLLDEPTNNLDPASREEILGALQTYEGAVVLVTHDEGAVEALQPERVLLLPDGVEDHWNKGYADLITLA from the coding sequence GTGATCACCGCCACCGGCATCGAGCTGCGCGCCGGGTCGAGGATCCTGCTCGACGACGCGACATTTCGCGTCGCTCCGGGCGATCGGGTCGGCCTGGTCGGCCGCAACGGAGCCGGCAAGACGACGCTGACGAAGGTGCTGGCCGGCGAGGGCGTACCGGCCGCGGGCCAGGTCACTCGCAGCGGTGACGTCGGCTACCTCCCGCAGGACCCCCGCACTGGCGATCTGGAGATCTTGGCCCGCGACCGGATCCTGTCGGCGCGTGGACTCGACGTCATCGTGCGTGATCTTCGTCTCGCCGAGGAGGGTATGGCGGCCGAGGACGAGGAGCGTCGCGAGAAGGCCATGCGGCGCTACACCCGCCTCGATGCCGAATTCACGACTCAGGGTGGCTACGCCGCGGAGTCGGAGGCCGCCTCGATCGCCTCGAGCCTCGGTCTGGACGAGCGCATCCTCAGCCAGCCGCTGCGCACCCTGTCCGGTGGACAGCGTCGACGTGTCGAGCTGACCCGGATCCTCTTCTCGGGCGCCGAGACGCTGCTGCTCGACGAGCCGACCAACCACCTCGACGCCGACTCCATCGTCTGGCTGCGCGACTACCTCAGGGCCTACCGCGGCGGCCTGATCATCATCAGTCACGACGTGCAGATGCTGGACACCGTCGTCACCCGGGTCTTCCACCTGGACGCCAACCGCGGCGAGCTCGACCAGTACAACGTCGGCTGGAAGACCTACCTGCAGACCCGTGAGCAGGACGAGCGTCGACGCAAGCGGGAGCGAGCCAACACCGAGAAGAAGGCCTCGACGCTGTTGGCGCAGGCCGACAAGATGCGGGCCAAGGCCACCAAGGCCGTGGCCGCGCAGAACATGGCTCGCCGCGCAGAGAAGATGCTCTCGGGGCTGGAGGGCGAGCGGCAGCAGGACAAGGTCGCCAAGCTGCGCTTCCCCAAGCCCTCGCCGTGCGGCAAGACGCCGCTCACTGCTGAGGGGCTGTCGCGGTCGTACGGCTCCCTCGAGATCTTCACCGACGTCGACCTGGCGATCGATCGCGGATCACGCGTGGTCGTGCTGGGACTCAACGGCGCCGGCAAGACCACACTGCTGCGGATCCTGTCCGGGGTCGACGCCCCGGACACCGGCGAGGTGCAGGCCGGACACGGCCTCAAGCTCGGCTACTACGCCCAGGAGCACGAGAACCTCGACACCGATCGCTCAGTGCTGGCCAATATGAAGTCGGCCGCACCCGATCTCGGCGAGACCGAGGTCCGCAAGGTGCTGGGCTCGTTCCTGTTCAGCGGAGACGACGTCAACAAGCCGGCCGGCGTGCTCTCCGGTGGCGAGAAGACCCGCCTGTCGTTGGCGCTCCTGGTCGTGTCGTCGGCTAACGTGCTGCTGCTCGACGAGCCGACCAACAACCTCGACCCGGCCTCACGCGAGGAGATCCTCGGCGCCCTGCAGACCTACGAGGGCGCCGTTGTCCTGGTGACGCACGATGAGGGCGCGGTCGAGGCGCTGCAGCCTGAGCGTGTCCTGCTGCTGCCGGACGGTGTCGAGGACCACTGGAACAAGGGTTACGCGGACCTCATCACCCTGGCCTGA
- a CDS encoding enoyl-CoA hydratase/isomerase family protein, whose amino-acid sequence MTSPALTQRPHPRLDVVQDGPILTITLDDEPTRNAQVPSQWLALAHLGRTLSPEVRVVIVRGAGPTFSSGLDRRLLTPDGLPGERSLLEQASAGAESLADEIASYQKGFAIWSEIPVVTIAAVKGHAVGAGFQLALACDLRIVADDAQLIMRETALGLVPDLTGTHQLVRHVGYSRALEVCATGRPIGADEAVDWGLASLKVPTADLDEAARDLADAVIASPPDAIRELKGLLRFAVTSTPEQQHYAERSAQVRLLRALVDQPSRNASS is encoded by the coding sequence GTGACCTCACCTGCCCTGACCCAGCGTCCTCACCCGCGCCTCGACGTGGTGCAGGACGGCCCGATCCTGACCATCACGCTGGACGACGAACCGACTCGCAACGCTCAGGTCCCGAGCCAGTGGCTGGCCCTCGCTCACCTGGGGCGCACGCTCTCGCCGGAGGTGCGCGTGGTGATCGTGCGGGGTGCCGGACCAACATTCTCCTCCGGCCTCGACCGTCGGTTGCTGACCCCTGATGGACTGCCGGGGGAGCGGAGCCTGCTGGAGCAGGCGAGTGCTGGAGCGGAGTCGCTTGCTGACGAGATTGCTTCGTACCAAAAGGGATTCGCGATCTGGTCCGAAATTCCTGTCGTCACGATCGCGGCCGTCAAGGGCCACGCAGTTGGCGCGGGCTTCCAGCTGGCGCTGGCCTGCGACCTGCGGATCGTCGCAGACGACGCGCAGCTGATCATGCGGGAGACGGCCCTCGGCCTCGTGCCCGACCTGACCGGCACCCACCAGCTCGTGCGACACGTCGGCTACAGCCGAGCGCTCGAGGTGTGCGCCACCGGACGTCCGATCGGAGCGGATGAGGCTGTCGACTGGGGACTGGCTTCCCTCAAGGTGCCGACCGCCGACCTCGACGAGGCGGCTCGTGACCTCGCGGATGCGGTCATCGCCAGCCCGCCTGATGCGATCCGCGAGCTCAAAGGACTGCTGCGCTTCGCCGTCACCTCGACGCCGGAGCAGCAGCACTACGCCGAGCGGTCGGCGCAGGTTCGACTGCTCAGGGCACTCGTGGATCAGCCGTCCAGGAATGCCTCGTCTTGA